Genomic window (Vigna unguiculata cultivar IT97K-499-35 chromosome 10, ASM411807v1, whole genome shotgun sequence):
TCGCCGATGACCCCTGGAACACCCAACTGCCACCGCCTGTGGCCCCAAATGTCGGCCGAGGATGAACGCCCCTCCACACCTCCAGAAGCACCTCAATACCGGCGGCCGGAGAGCCCCGCGACACATCCAGCACATGAGTGGTGATGGGAGGGCGAGTTCTTGCAGAGTGGTGAATTGGTTTACCTGATGAACCCTCTGAAGCAGCAGTCACATGACTACTGATGATGCTAATACGATCTTCTAGCATTGGGAAAATAAGAAACCAAGATCGGTAACTTGTTGTAAACATCATGATGTAAAAGTTGCAGAGTTTTGAAAATTCAGACCACAAcattttataaacaataaagGAGGAGGGTTTTGTTAAGCACTCAGAAACCAACTTACCATCCACATATACAACATGCATCACAGTTAGAAATATAAGAAACATCTTAGGAGAAAGTTATTTGAAtacaacaaatataatatagtCCTTGTGTCACATCTCTTTTAGAATGATGACAAATGATTGTTGAACGATGTGTAAGTTTAACCGAGATGTCATAGTTCAAAATGGTTAATCACAGGTCAAAATCGCATGATTCTAACACCAGTTAAGAGTTAACATTAAATCACTTGTATCCCAGATTTGAACATTGTAGAACTCAACTTTTAACATACCGAAAGAATGAATGGATGAATGGATGAaaaactcaaatatttgatCATTCTACTTCTACACAAAAAGTTATGACTCATGATGAATGGTTGATGATATGCTACATTTCAATTAATGAATACAGCAATAAGCAAAACCAAATTGAATAGTTGAAGGGTTGTCAGGGAAACAAAGTGAGCACAAAGTTATATCTTTCCTAAGCAGATTTGAATGTCAAAAGGGGTTCTTAAACTATAACCAAACATAAATCAGGAAAGAATATGGAAGTACCTTCTGCCTTTTTAGCAGTGGAATACTTGTCAGTTCTAGAAGAAATCTCTTCTGCACTTGAAAAGAGCTTTGCAAGGCGTAGTTCTGTAATTTTCATTTGCTCCTGAGCAGCAATCTCAAATTCAACAATGGGCCTGTTTGTATATCGTCTCTGCACAGtgtaacataaattaatttaaatttaaatgaaaagtcTTATATCaacatttcataataatttggGTTCCTAACCAATGTAGGAAACTGCCAATGATTGAATTTGGCACATAAGAGacaatgaatgaatgaatattCCCCACCCTTTGAAAAAAGAAGCTCAAAAGATCTATCATTGCTCACAAACAAGCTAAACCTGTGTAACCTTAAACAAATCTATGTTCATAACATAACAACTCAACGAAAATTCACCCAAATAGACATTAATCAAGAATAGAagttaaagtaaataaaagcATTACCAGCACTAAagtttgaaattcaaatttaccTTCAGCTCAGCAAGTATCTCATCAGTGGTTCTGCCAGATGCACAAATGAGAAAAACAAACCCAAACTTTTCCCAGTACCGAGCATTCCATTCAGATAGTTCCTGAAAAATGACATGCAGATAATTAACTTCCATTTATTAACAGTTAACATTGCAGTTGAGGTCCCCCTCTAACCATATATTTGCAGCCACGTCCAAAGCTCAGTTTTGTTAATGAATGCCTAATTTCCAGCACAATAATATTAGCTAACGAAGGATGCTAACCGTGTGAATTATCAGCTAAGAAATTAAAACTCTTTGAAAGAAGGTGCTTTTCAATTCAATATCTTATGGTATGTTCAGTATTAAGATAGCAGACCATAGATCAATCAAGTTCCAACCATAAATTTCGTAGTACAACAAAAAGCactaaaatattagtaatattttgAGTAGCAGCAGCAAGCAAACCTGTAAGCTAGAACCAGTTGCAGTAGATAAAGCAGTTGATTGCTCTCCCTTACTCCAACTGCATAAAACAGTTCCTTATTATTTCTAACTAACAAATatgatatacatttttttacccttttcattgCATAAATCACAGCTGAAGCCACAAAAAAGCACCACCCAGATGAAGAAAAATTCACAACTTTCACTCATGGTTCTTTCACCAATGTAAAATGGAGAGAAAGAAACCCAGATGGTTAAAACCAGGAACAAAATTGATGGAATGAATTACCTAACTGACAAATTCCATAGCTAACTTAAAAACTCACCCccaccatgaaaaaaaaaacacagccTTTTGCATCCAATTCATTTGTTTCATATCAAAACACAGAACAGAATGCAACCAAACAGGAACATAATATCAGGAATGAATGAACTCAACTGACACAACTCCACACCTAACTCAAATCCGAGACCCAGATTTCCTGTAGTCAGGGGTTTAGCACATTCACACTATCACACAATTACAACTTTTGAATGAGCATTGGTCTCCTCATATTTTATCTAAGTAGATCAGACTTGAAATGTGCTTCTCAGATCGAGTCCTCCCAAATTCATCCAACATTCCAACCTCAAGTCCTGATTGCAGGGAATCCATTTCCTACAAAACTTGCacaaactcaaagagaaaagCACAACCATACCTAATTCATTAGTTTCACGAGTTTAATTCCTATGGTAAGTATGAATTTCCACCATATCAATCAATCAGAAATGATAGAAGTATGAAATTTTGAAGATTGCATAAGAATCAACTATTAACCATACATGATGATTTATAACTGAATGACAATGTAAAATATCTGTCATATCAGTCCATAGATTATACTCTTGGTTTCATCTCAATACACAAAATAGAGAACCACCCAAGTGAGAGAGCAGATAGTCTATGTATCCTAACTATCATGTATTAAAAATTCTCTAACTTTTATATCAACCACTTCAAAAGTCATGCTAAATTTCTGATCGGAAGGGAGAAATCACTGAACTTGAACTGCAAATCCCAAATGATGACCCAAAGAACCACCAACCCACAAAAACCAAAACACACCCTTTCCAgtcaaaaatcaaatctttcacaCAAAACACAAGAGGGAGAGTGACCCAGATGGAAAAAAGTGATGAATTCATGTACTGAACTGAGCACTGGCTTCAGAGGCAACAGATGGAGCATGGGTATGTCCGATCTGAGGGTGGGCAGAGAAGGCCTGAAGCCAACCGTTAACATCAACTTTGTTGAACCAAACGTCCCTCGCCACAGAAACGGCGTGCTGCAACGAACTGAAAGGAGAGGCCAAAACCATGTCCTTGGCGAATCTGGTGCTTCCACAGCACGATACGAAATCTTTCTCGTCGAAACTGAACTCCATTCTTCAAACAGTAATCACTCTATTCGCTTGTGTTTTGCACAATTCTATTGGAATTGGAAGTGGACAGTGTTTTTATGATTTGTTTGTGggaagagaaaagaagagaagaggaTGTGACGCTGTGTCAGCACTTAGTCTTGTTCTTGCGACACAAACAAAATGCCACGTAGAAATGTTCTTTTGGCCAGCACAAAAGAAAGTGGTAGCGACAGAAATTCATTTTATAAAGAAGATAATATTAGATAAATACATTAAATGGAATGGATAAGTGCGATCAGCaagatttgaaattttatgaatattttaatttaaatttatgttttaatatttagaaatttgtaagtaattttaaaatttaaaattatttttaatataatattattgtattaaaatttaataatgagttacataaaattaaaatttatcataataataattattaaaatactatatttgtgtcatttataaaataaaaaattatttttatattaaaatattttctgaaaaatttgatcacattaattaaatagtcaaataaaattttaaatattttgaattgaaatttattttattaaagttgaatgtgaacaT
Coding sequences:
- the LOC114167096 gene encoding uric acid degradation bifunctional protein TTL isoform X2, with the protein product MEFSFDEKDFVSCCGSTRFAKDMVLASPFSSLQHAVSVARDVWFNKVDVNGWLQAFSAHPQIGHTHAPSVASEASAHWSKGEQSTALSTATGSSLQELSEWNARYWEKFGFVFLICASGRTTDEILAELKRRYTNRPIVEFEIAAQEQMKITELRLAKLFSSAEEISSRTDKYSTAKKAEDRISIISSHVTAASEGSSGKPIHHSARTRPPITTHVLDVSRGSPAAGIEVLLEVWRGVHPRPTFGATGGGSWVFQGSSATDQDGRSGQLLSIVEDVSPGIYRISFNTGKYIPNGFFPYVSIVFEIKDSQKREHFHVPLLLSPFSFSTYRGS
- the LOC114167096 gene encoding uric acid degradation bifunctional protein TTL isoform X1, with the protein product MEFSFDEKDFVSCCGSTRFAKDMVLASPFSSLQHAVSVARDVWFNKVDVNGWLQAFSAHPQIGHTHAPSVASEASAHWSKGEQSTALSTATGSSLQELSEWNARYWEKFGFVFLICASGRTTDEILAELKRRYTNRPIVEFEIAAQEQMKITELRLAKLFSSAEEISSRTDKYSTAKKAEEDRISIISSHVTAASEGSSGKPIHHSARTRPPITTHVLDVSRGSPAAGIEVLLEVWRGVHPRPTFGATGGGSWVFQGSSATDQDGRSGQLLSIVEDVSPGIYRISFNTGKYIPNGFFPYVSIVFEIKDSQKREHFHVPLLLSPFSFSTYRGS